The Cyprinus carpio isolate SPL01 chromosome A3, ASM1834038v1, whole genome shotgun sequence genomic interval CTAGAAATCCTTATTTAACGTCTTAAAGATATATTAAATACTTAACGTAAGCTCTGTTGAAAGCGTTTGCCGCAAGCTGATGATTACTACAGGAAATCATTTTCACACTCacttcagtttgtaaaaacaaaccaaaaaacatgtTGACAGTTTCTTACAAAGGGAAGTCATTGAAACTGTAAGTTGATGAAAGTTGAGTCGACATTAAAACTTAAGCAATAGGTATTCAAGATTATTTAGTGTAAAatacatgtaatttaaaaatagcacaaataatGCAGATCTTTCCATGGGTGCAGCATTCAGACATGAGTAACGGTTACATCAGCGTGGGTAAGGAGGATCGACTGTTGGCTCTGGATCCTTGATGAATGGCTTGTCCATTCAAGGCAGGTGTCTTTGACGTCATCCTGTCTGGAATTTCAGAAATCTGTCTCAGGTGTTCGGTGTTATCTCTGAGCACTGTTCTCTCATCAACTTGATATGTCATGCATTTGCTTTAGTGTAGAGTTTCATCTAATGTGTTTTGAGTGCATTTGCCCTTACACCCTGTATTGGCCAGTGCTTAGATCCAGATGCACCTTTTGCTAATGCTttacccccaccccccaacctcCAACTCTGGTATGCCAGCAATGTGGAGAATGAGGCATGAGCTGGCCATCATAGTTGTTGTTATTTCTCTCTCCCCTTTGTCCTGTCCCCACAGtttggattttttgttgttgtttttttttgtatgtttttttgttttttcttgtccCAATAATTTGAGTTTTAGGTtctactgatttattatcagagtATTACCCTTTTTTTTCCTCTAGGGAAAACCATGAAATCAGTGGAGTCCAAAAATCTGAGATCACATTCCTtccttttttaatgcaaaattatatGATAGTAGTTTAACAATTTTAGAAATAAACATGATTATTATGGTTAGAACAAGTATtatatttctcattcattttgtCATAACTTTTATATGTTTAAACATCTTAATCTTCATTTCTGGgtttaaataggaaaataaactGTTGTGGTCTGACTTTTGGACCCTGATGTAtctgtatttatatgaaaatgtgaaaaggtttttatatgtatatatactaaaacctttttcatatatattattgaaagaaatgtggaaaataaaagCCTATATTTTCCTACATTTATTTCTCTGAACTGCTCCCACacctttaataaaatacaatttcccATAACTTCTCTTTAATGTTTGTATAATGCTAAAAAGATGTTAAAGAATTGATCATTGCTACAGAATTGTTAAGAGACCGTGTGTATGCACAGAATAGCTTTAGGGAAACTTCTAAGGGTGAATGCCTTTGGCCAATTTCAAAGAAAATCACAGAAAATTCCAAGTTTTCCTCTGTAACCATTAACAAGGTGTATGAAAGATAGTGTAGGATAAGTGTATGATGTATgctgtgtagtgtattccagcagTTAGGTGATATTTATTGGTATGTGGTATGCAAACTACTGCCAGGTGATTTCATTTAATATCATATTAACCACCACATGCAAATCTGTTTCCAGTCTTTACCACTGATTCACTGGCCTGTGCTTGGAGCTCACCACCTTCATTAGAAGCTTTACACTACAGTCCTTCTGTCATTAACATCAGGAGTAGGATAACATACATTTGTCTGCTTGATGCCTTTTCCACCCTTAAGTAGAAGTTCCTATCAGAAGTAGAAGTTCCTAGAAGTTTTCTCTTCTAAGGGTTTGAtggcccctctctctctctctctctctctctctctacaggaCTATCTACCAACACAGCAAGACATCCTGCTGGCACGTAAGCCCACCAAGGGCATTCACGAGTACGACTTTGAGATCAAGAACGTGCCCTTCAAGATGGTGGATGTGGGCGGCCAGCGGTCAGAGCGCCGCAGGTGGTTCGAGTGCTTCGACAGCGTCACCTCGATCCTCTTCCTCGTCTCGTCCAGCGAGTTCGACCAGGTGCTGATGGAGGACCGGCAGACCAACCGCCTCATGGAGTCGCTCAACATCTTCGAGACCATAGTTAACAACCGCGTCTTCAACAACGTGtccatcatcctcttcctcaacAAGACAGACTTGCTGGAGGAGAAGGTCAAAACGGTGGCCATCAAGGACTACTTCCCTGAGTACACAGGGGAGCCGCACAACCTGGAGGACGTGCAGAAGTTCCTGGTGGATTGTTTCCGGAACAAGCGCCGAGACCAGCAGCAGAAGCCCCTCTACCACCACTTCACCACCGCCATTAACACGGAGAACATTCGCCTGGTCTTTCGCGACGTCAGCACCATCTTGCACGACAACCTCAAACAACTCATGCTGCAGTGATGCTGGTCCAGCCATAACCTTCAGATCTCTCCGAAATAACCCTCTTCTGCTCAGAAGAAACTGACTCCAATGTTTGTACTCCACACAGTAACCTTTCTGAATAGCTCTGACGTGCTTTTATGCGAAGAAGGCGGCCTAGCCTAGTGGTCTGTCAAAGAGCACGGGACGGCGGGTAGAGAAGAGAGTGGGTCTGGCCACTCACACTTGTCCTGCCAAGAGAAGCTGTACGTGTCACTGAGCATCACCCTCTCGCCGAAGGTGCCAAAAGCAATGCACTCCTCCCTcaaaaaggggagaaaagcagGATGAGATCCTAGCACTGTTCTTTGATCTGTTACCTTTGAGCCTTTTATTACTGACCAAATAGCAAGATGAGATGCAAATGCTGTTTTAACCTTTTAACAGGAACTATGTTCTGAGCCTTTCTGTCGATGCCTGCCTGGCCTTAATTTCCCCCCTTATTTTGATTGGTGTTTTTAACGTGTAGATGTCTAATCAATTGTACAATTTTAgaattcagttttcttttttatatatatatatatataaatatatatatatagatctatgaATATATTTACCGATAAACTTTTTAAGTTATGTTTCAGAAGTTTACACTCTTATTTTCCTCTGCTGATGGATAACGCTCACAATTCATACCACTTGATAAACTGAACTTATACTGTGGTTAGCCACGCTAGGCGAGCTGATAGATGCAGTATGCATACAGCATAAACTCAGGGCTGAATGTAGACCACTTAAGCGTAGTTGTTCGCCTTCAGGAACATCCACTAATTGTAGCTCTCCATCAGTAGCAGGAAATCACATTTCCTTGCCGGCCTGCAGACGACATCCACCGCTTTGCCCTAGCTAGAGTCTGGAAGAACTTCTTTATCCATCAGGGAACGAAAAACGGTTTCTTCTTAATTTATTTGCTTTctgttgagtttttgtttttttgtttcttggtCCACAACCAAAACTAAACTGGCTTCTCGGTCAGACCCCGCTAACAAAAGCGTCTGTATTCACAAGTGCCACATGTTTAAGGTACCAATAATTTGAACAAACTTCCTCAAAAGGGATAGATCTTATTTTGTGAACCTCGTTCCTTCAACAGTTGTGTATAGCTACTTTGTATAGTGCCATGTCCACCCTGAATACTACTGGTGTAGtaagtattttatgtaaatagtcTATACCTCACCCTCCTCACTCTTTTCTAACAGATATGTAACCTACACTGAAATGTATAGCGTTTTTTGCCACTGTGCATCCATAAATCCAGAGATACTGACTCACTGCCCGCATTCCGCCCCATTCAGGGTTGCTCTTGTAGCGCTTTTGGCTGAATGGTGCCTGTATATGCATTCAGATGGCTGCAGCTAGGGCTGGCAGTAGAGGACTCTTTGTCTAGTGTCGAATTCTGCCTTACGCCCCTGGCTGAAGTCCCAGAAGGCTCGTGAAAAGCAAGTATTACGTCTTCACTCTCCACTGACGGCGTCCTGTGTTTTCTAGTGCCATTCACTGCCCCCCAGTGCCAGGAAACCGGGCATTGCTGAGCTTTTGTTGTCATCTTAGTatccaatattaataaatacttagtatccattttaatatttcactttacaAACTCAAAGCGTTCCAAGCACAAGATGTTGACTTATTTGAGTGAATTTCAGCATCTTTTTGAGGGTGCTGAAAAACTGAGTATCAACCTCTAGTATTTGCTGCCTAGTTCTAGCATGCCGAGTCTTAAAACATTGTATTATCTGCCTTCGAGCTTAGAGACCTTAATAAAGCAAGTGTTATGTACTTGCCAAAACCCAAAGGAATCCCTGAGGACCTCCACGACTTCTGTCTTCTGGGAGCCCTGAGGGCAAACCCAAGTGCTTGTGCAAATGATGTCACTGTGTGGTGTACCCGTGACAGATCTGTCGGTGTGACCAGTGCAGGACAGAAGCCACCTCTGCTGCGGTCACGCACCAACATGCACACTGCCTCAGTGCCTCTATTGGAGAGCAGTGGTTTGTCGTCTTTAGAGTGCTCCTAACGGTTGCCGTGTTTAATGGAAGGACAATGCTGCAGATAGATACACTACTTTAGCTGTATTCCTTCTCTGTACACTGCTGAGGCGTGAGAGAGAAACGTCATTTGTGTGTTGCCTTTCATTAGccattcatgttgtttttttccccactgttcTTGCAAGAGGTGTTTAAACAAGTCTTTCTCACTGTATTTTTATCCAAAACTTGATTCTGATCAGAGATGGCTGATTTGCTGTTTTCGGCGTTGCCCAGATAATCAAGTTTGATCAATAATAATTATGCAAGAATTATGCCTACCACATAAAATAATTCATAGTGCCTCCAGATTGATGCCTCAGACATTTCTggtccttctttcttttttttcttttgtttttcccttTGATCTAATGTGGATGCTTTTGAGTCCTCATATCAGTATAATTCATACTACAGACTTGAAGACTCCTGTGCTCAGTAAAGAATATAGACCTGCTTTCATTGTACAGTCTAACATATGCTTCTTCATTCTTCATCATTGACCCAATAAAATCATTTTGcaaaaactgtcattttgaatattttttttttttcaagaataactATAAGCAAGTCTGCAGCTTGTTTTAATTTCTgcaaaaaactctttaaaaacgAGTCCGTGAAAGTGCAGTTCAACATTGTGAACACTAAGCTGTAGTGTTACACCAGATTTATCCAGGGTTTCAGTGAGCTTTACTTTTCCTCATTtacataaactttaaaatataggATCTTTTTTTAAACCGATACATTATTCATTTCTTATTCTTTTAACTTtatgagagttaaaaaaaaaaaaaaaacagcaggttgTGATGTTTGCCATGTATGTCATGCATATTGTCAATTGGGAATCTGCTCAATAAAAAAGAGAtgacaaaacattcaaataaactgttcttaaaaaggtttttcagatttaatataaattaagctttaaattaaatgttcttgAAGCAACAGTGTGAGAAATTGtgatataattacaatttatgtcATGATGATTCAGCAAAAAACCATGTGCACACTAATGGATTTTCAGTGTTAGTCTAAACAAGCCAAGGCCTTCCAAATAATTTGACACTCCTAAGATAGCAGACGGCTGTCTTCACACTGTAACTGCAGCTGCATGTGCTGTGCTTATCTTCTGCAGACAGTGACTGACTGCTGCAGCAGAGCAACATGACTCAGCTTTTTGTAAATGCTCATGTGACTGCTTCATATAGGCCACTACAACAGGATTTACTTATGTGGTGTTCCCCAGTGAAGAGCAATCTGTGAAGTATCAAATAAATAACTGTGACTCGGTTATAAAAATCATTGCTTTTATTCTACATTGAACATGTTCTGGCATTGCAATATTCAGAAGTGCAGGATCTCACTGGCAGAAATAAGcattacatttaatacaaatcaaaaatacaaatcaaagaAAAGATGCACAAAATGTGTCTTCTCATCAAAAGTACAAACCTAAATAAACATGTATGACAAATTAAAAGAGTTTACAGAACAGTAAGAGGTACATAAGATTTCAAGTCATTAGGTAAGTGCTTTAATGGGATTTACCTACGGACTCCTCTGTGCAGTACATGGTGCTAGAAtacatttcattcttttttcattttaaactgacTCCAGTGCTCATAAACTGTCATTTCTCTCCATCAAATCATCTATTCTTCTGTCAATCATGTAGtgaattacacataaaaaaatactacagtCAAACTGCTCATTCAGCGTATTACGTTTTCAAGTCCGGTTCTCACAGAACACGTTTTATTGCGCTACTTTTTACGGACCTCTTTAAccgcattaattaaaaaaaaaaataagttaaagcaactgtatgtagttttgtatATTACTGCGACTTTGGAGGCCCCCTGCAGTTAAGTGAGTGAAATtcactactgtaaatatatcagtctgtaaTAATAGCAGTGGATAGCTGTACACCTGCATTTGTTGCAGCCGTAAAGCAATCCACCCTTTTCGCGGAAACTTGCAGACACCCAGAACCGACGTTTGGGAGGAGGCGTGGGAAAGAAAAAGAAGTCATTCGCCTTATTAGAAGTCAGGGTACCATCGGAATGATCTTGAAGCTGATATttcaaggtttaaaaataaaacgtacatACAGTTGTTTTTATAGAAGTTATACGCGTCTGGAGACTCGGTCCGTGCACCGTGTCAATTTAACAGAATTTCAACTATTTAATGCATCTCAAGACTCATGGTTTATGCATTCATTTCCATTTGTCTATGCCAAATCTCACGATTTTTTTGCGTTCTacaatgctgttgtttttacataaatgtgCAGAGGTCGGGACGACTTTTTAAAAACGTATTTGGAAACACTGCGTCTGGTGCTATGTGAATGGCCCCTTTTAGCTTCCTGTTTGAAGTCACAAGCTCTGCGTAATTCCGCAGAATTCTTTGACAAGGCACAGACGGCGCACTCCAAACTACAGCGATAACTACATTCTACAGCCGTCATTTTTCATAAGAAACTCTTGAATGTGTTTCTAGGCAGCCTACATATCTGAGCAGAAATTCAGAGGCCTTTGAAGTTTGGTCAGCGTAACTCGTCCCTCATTCAACATGTTCTGACTGATGATGGGTTACTCTTGATGGAAGACCAAGTAGTCCAAGTCTTGCATTATCATCAGAGCTACATTAACATCTAAGCTGAGATGTTGCCATCTTACTTTCCATTTACAATAGCAATACTAGTTAAATATTAAACCACTGAACACAGACCCGTTATCTATAGACAAGCGAATGACGTATAACCCTGAAACACTACACAGCTCTGTACCTGTCTCACCTTCATCTCTGAATGAGGCTTATGCAACCTAATGCAATATACATAAACATCATGGCCTCACtcgaagcagcaaaacagcctgAGGTTTCATTTTTAGATGTTAAAGCCAGAACTAAAAGTGGTATGATGGTTTGTGGAcaacataattatgaaataaagagTGAAGTTGCATTTCACTCTAAGACTTTGGTAAATGAGAGGTATAGAACTGAATGCCTAATAGGTATAATTCCTGTCCTCTCTAaaagtgtgtctgtctgtggagGAGTCTAGTACATAGTATACAATATGACAGGAAAGGAACCTCAAAACTCTTGTTTCCtttcaataaataatgacaaGGAATGTAAACGTGTTTTGGGGATTATGATTGAGTGGTCAGCAaaagtgcaatgaaaaaaatGCTTCTTAAATTGCCTTAAAGTTAGATTTGTGACTATTTTACCCTGTTGGCACAGGGTTTGTGTACGGCAGCCTTTGGGATTATCATTCAAGTGAAGGAGAAGTGCGTTTACTCTTGAGGTGAGGCGGTATTCATACTGGCCAAGGTTTGCTCTTTGCAGGACCGTTGTCAATCTTCATGTCCATTTCTACAAAGTCATAATCACTACCCTGTGAGCTGGAGTCTCTGTCTGTTGTTTGCTGGTCATTTCTCCTCCTCCAAAGGCAAAGGCCGGATTTGGCTGGACGCACCAGCCCAAGAAACAGAGCACCGACTCCCATCCCAGCCGCACAGGAGTAAAAGGCTGATCCGTAATTGTCAGTCATGTCTACCagaaaacctgaaacaaaacacaagatgacatttataaatgtgtgtaAGTTTATAACTAGATTTGTTTCATCTACTGGAGGAATTATGAATGGTTAGCAAATGTGTTTCAATTTGGGGTCCAGGTTCATAAGGGATCACTGAAAcatttgaacaaaatattttacaaaatgtacttttagtgGGATCTAAGTTAACATGCACTTAAGAaattaatgaaatgtattaatatttctttttatattcacCAAATGTTGATACATTTCTAAAAACTGgtctaaaatgtttgtttgctttttacatTAGCAGTACACTgacaaagtaaaatatttaatatgattaatttaatatttatttcatttatggtATATTTAGAACTGACCATGAAATGAATAACCAAAGGGCTTAGACGGGACAAACAAAGAGAGAACCtaactaaacacacctgaactgaGAAACCTAATCAAATCAGTAACCATAGAAACAAACAGGCAGGCAACAGAGGAAGACTGGCCTAATTAACAGAATAGAAGGCTACATGCACAGAACATGAAAACAGATCAAAAACAAACTCTGCCAAGGTACATTAACCAAATTTAGATATTTctaaaaattgaaaattaaaatatatagctgCCTAAATGGGACCCTTGCATCATATttgaatgtcttttaaaaacaccTGTTTTAGCCAGTTGTCAGATTACTATGCATTTGCTAAGGTCTTCAGAGTGGTTCGTAACTAAAGTGGTTAGTTTACAGAGGCTGTTTTTACCTCCTAAAGGTGGACCGGCCAGTCCTGCAAAGCTCTGGATACAGACATAGACGCCAACAGCTGATGACATTCTCTGAATGCCGATCACGTCATCTTCAGCCAGCATTGGGATGTGACTGGAGGCCACGGTGCCCAGCAGAAAGCCATAGAAACAGGAGCAGGACATGAGCCCCCAGAACTCGGTGACAAAAGTGAAGATGACCAGCACTGGACAGAGCAGCACCGTGCAAATCAGCAGAATGTAGATTTTGCGGATGGGCCTGCGATTGAGGACCCAACCCATGGACAGACGACCTAGAATCTCAGCCACAGCCATGGCCGAGAGCATGTAGGTGGCACGGTCACGTGACACTCCTCGGCTCACGCTTAGCTGAATGACGTAGAGCTGCGGAGCGAAGAAGCCCAGAGTGGCGAACAGGCCAAACAGTGCGTAGCAGTTGAAGCTGGTGTCTCTAAGCACAGAGAAGTCCAACAACTTGGGCCTAGAGGCGCTCGAGTATTCTCGTTCCTGTTTGAGGGGGGTCTCAGGCAGCACTGGTTGCTTGTTTTCTTCTTCCTCATTTTCCTTAAGTGCTTTTTTCTCTGCAGAGTTCTGTTCTGTAGATTCCTGGCCCTCGGACAGGTTGATCTGGGAAGAGGTGACGGATTGGACCCCTGAGTCCACAGAGCCGAAAGAGGTCCGTGTGAATTCATTCTCCTGGTCATATTTGGATTCAGGTTCTTTAAGGAGGGATGTGGAACCCTCTGGGGCGGCGGGTTTGGGTTTAATGACTATTGGCTTTAGCAGAGCCCCAACGATGATAATTGAGGCCTGCATAACCCCAATCATGATCAAGCAGTTGCGCCAGCCGATATGCTCCTTCATTGCATTCATAGCTGCAACgtgaattcaaattaaattaattacagaaagaCCAGTTTTTCAACATGTCTGAAAAACATTAGGCTTGCTGTGAAAAATAAGTCTTTTATGACTATGCAAATATATTTGACTTCCAAACTgactttttattatgttatgtacATGCTTAGCTAATATGTAACAACATTCAAAACAAGTCTGCCTGTGTGTTTAAAGGGcccgttcacccaaaaattaataacatatcataatttgttcaccctcatgttgttccaaacctgtatgacattttaaaaatgtcccaagtgttttttgttcatacaatgagagtcaatggggtccaatatGGTTAAAGAGAGACACAGATCATCAGATCGaacaaaatatcatgttttgtgttatgcagaagaatgaatgacatgagggtgagaaaatgtgTGAACTATCTAGAGCAGGGgggtcaaactcaattcctggagggccggagccccgCAGAGTTTAGATACAACCCTAATTAAaaacacctgatccaactaatcaagtccttcaggcttatttgaaaactacatggtatgtgtgttggagcagggttggaacaaactctgcagggctccggccctccaggaattgagtttgacacccctgctctagagAACTATGTTACACAGGTCTGGCGATCATACCTGGAGCAAGTGCTAGCAGGGAGAAGCATTCTCCTGTGGAGGCTATGGATGTGACGAGGGAACGGCGCTTGCTGAAGTACTGCGACAGGATGGTAACTGTAGGCAGGAAGGTAAGGCAGTAACCCAGGCCTGAAAATAAATAGCAAAGAGGGAGATGACAGCCACTGGTCCCTTCAACACAAGGGGCTCAGGTCAGTCTGAGGGGCTGTGCTCAAAGCACGCCAAGAACCAGGCCGCTCTCTTCCGTAGGACAAACTGGACAAAGGGCTGAaagaaaactgtatttaaaagagacaaaaaagagaCAAGGAGAAACAAAGATCGGCAAGATTAGGATCAACTAATAATGGTGGGGAGGGAGTGTTTGATATTTTGGGAAAGCTAGCAGTGCATCTTTTGAGAAATctgtaaatcaaaataaatatgtggTCACATTAAGTATCAGTTCTAATTTGAGgaattgaaagtgtttttttttttatatataatattttttttaaatcagctttttataacaatgaaaatgtgtttatgtgtggaaTGGATGGCTTGACTGtgaataaattattcaataaaaatttaatctTCAAACATAATGTCTTATATTAGGGTTTTTAAAATGTGGATTGTGAGAGATATTTAAATGAATTGGTGTCTTTTGACAGCTTTCTTAAAAGAAGGAAATTTGAAATAAGCCAAGTTCACTTTTGGATAATGTGTTTGAATCCCGCAACTGTATGTCAACACTTGAAATGAAAACACTCATCCTGTTATATAGGGGTGTGTGTTACTAAAGGTGTCAAGAAGAATCAGGTTTATTGATGCTGACAAGTCATACACCATTCACAGCACTGCTTGAATTCCCTCtctgtctttaaaaaaagtaagcGGATACAAGAGAACATCATGTTTACTAGGGGGAAAAATACTTGTATagtaatgaaacaaaataaatatgggTAAATGACAGAAATTATGACTTATTTTTATGACAGAAAATATACTACCGGTCATAAGTTTGAGCTTGGTAAGATTAAGATTAagataaatgtttctgaaagaagtttcaagttcaccaaggctgcatttatttgatcaaaaatactgtaaaatagcagtattgtgaaatattattacaaattaaaataactcttttctattttaatatattttaaaatgcaatttattcctgtgatttcaaaagctgaattttcagcatcattactccagtcttcagtgtcacatgatcttcagaaattgttctgatttgctgctcaagaaacatttcctattactatcaatgttgaaaacagttgtgctgcttaatagttttgattgcatttttcgggaaacaagaacagcatttatttgaaatataactttAACCAGAATCTAATCGctaaataacagttttaaataaaaataaataaattgttactttGCAAAGGCTATGTTTGGAAAATCGGTCTCTTCTTTAATATGAAAATTCACCATTAATTCATTTTCACAATATCATGCCATGGCACCCTAAGGAACAATGTGCACttgcaacaaaaaaacaattcaatattAAAGTACTGAATAAATTCAGCATTCATTTACCTCACATATGTTGTTATAGGACAGTAGAGGAAAAAACATGTATCACAAATATAACTCACTCTCAAGCTGGATTTACCTGCAATGATTCCCATGGTAATGTACATCTCAATGATGGAGTTGGTGAGGGCTGTTGTGATTGTACCCAGGCTGATCAGCAGACCACCGAGCATGACGACAGGCCGATAGCCAAAGCGGTTACTCATCACCATGGAAAGAGGAGCTTTGGGAAAGATGGTGCCAGTCATTAACACTTACATTAACAGCTGTGATATATTTGCAGTCTTCCAGCTCAAATTCAATTACAAACACAGTAAAGCTATGCACCTCCTGtctgactctgtaaagctgctatgAGAACCAGTATTGTGgaaaaaagcgctatacaaataaaggtgacctgACTTCCTTTTCAAAACTGTCCTAAACTCTCCATTAATGGTGGTTCCATTTTTGCAGCAAAGGCATGAAGACAGTATCACTAGCAAGTTTTGCTTGGGGTAATCACTTTCTATCAGTGTGCCTCTGTTTGAACAAGAATGACCCTTTGAAGCCCTCTCAGCTGGAAAAATCTGAATCCATCCATTGAGTCATGTAATGGTGGGGCTGCTTTGTCACTGGGCAAAGTGAGTGAATCTCCAGTCAGCCGTCACCACAGCCTGCGGTCCTTACACAGCACAATTTAGCACATCCACTAAACAGGGCATTGCTTGCTCTCAGCACAAATGCCAATATGAAAAGATGAGCTTGGAAGACAGGATCAGTTTGACAGATTCACACTGCAGGAACTcagtatatttttgtgtgtgtgtgcataatttaaagggatagttgacccaaaaatgaaaattctgtcatctctcaccaatatttaatttataaacttactttcttctgtgtaacataaAATAGAAGATTATAAAGAAGATTACAAAATAGAagattattttgaagaatgttggtaaccaaacagttttggtacCCACTAACTTCGACTAAGTGAATGAATCCTcttttggaactacatgagggtgagaaaataatggcaaaaattttacttttaggTCAACTGTCCCCTTAAGGCTTGAGAGAATTACAGGGAAATGACAAATTTGATGACACAGCTTGTTTCTTAATTTTA includes:
- the LOC109049931 gene encoding guanine nucleotide-binding protein subunit alpha-13 gives rise to the protein MADFLPSRSFLSVCFPNCLLNSNEAEQLRISKEIDRGLMKDKTYVKRLVKILLLGAGESGKSTFLKQMRIIHGQDFDQRAKEEFRATIYSNVMKGVRVLVDAREKLHIPWGDPSNQAHGEVMMAFDTRSAMVSQGMMETKVFLQYLPSIHALWADTGIQNAYDRRREFQLGESVKYFLDNLDKLGTPDYLPTQQDILLARKPTKGIHEYDFEIKNVPFKMVDVGGQRSERRRWFECFDSVTSILFLVSSSEFDQVLMEDRQTNRLMESLNIFETIVNNRVFNNVSIILFLNKTDLLEEKVKTVAIKDYFPEYTGEPHNLEDVQKFLVDCFRNKRRDQQQKPLYHHFTTAINTENIRLVFRDVSTILHDNLKQLMLQ
- the LOC109049813 gene encoding monocarboxylate transporter 7-like, which produces MTGIMSALQACTRPNVYDEVPDGGWGWMVAAAFFFVEVFTYGIIKIFGIFLQDLMTDFNETNSRVSWVVSICVFVMAFTAPLSMVMSNRFGYRPVVMLGGLLISLGTITTALTNSIIEMYITMGIIAGLGYCLTFLPTVTILSQYFSKRRSLVTSIASTGECFSLLALAPAMNAMKEHIGWRNCLIMIGVMQASIIIVGALLKPIVIKPKPAAPEGSTSLLKEPESKYDQENEFTRTSFGSVDSGVQSVTSSQINLSEGQESTEQNSAEKKALKENEEEENKQPVLPETPLKQEREYSSASRPKLLDFSVLRDTSFNCYALFGLFATLGFFAPQLYVIQLSVSRGVSRDRATYMLSAMAVAEILGRLSMGWVLNRRPIRKIYILLICTVLLCPVLVIFTFVTEFWGLMSCSCFYGFLLGTVASSHIPMLAEDDVIGIQRMSSAVGVYVCIQSFAGLAGPPLGGFLVDMTDNYGSAFYSCAAGMGVGALFLGLVRPAKSGLCLWRRRNDQQTTDRDSSSQGSDYDFVEMDMKIDNGPAKSKPWPV